A portion of the Nitratidesulfovibrio termitidis HI1 genome contains these proteins:
- a CDS encoding TIGR04283 family arsenosugar biosynthesis glycosyltransferase produces the protein MSAAQLTEPYAGAEPDGATLRTAGYCEPGQSRPDQGGPDWGGPETGGHGPEPEEPLPVLLSVVVPVLHEAPRIAALVGHVRALAGELPPGTVELVVADGAPEGDTLAALKTALGRDAWRAATGLVAADLAPTSHLVTALAAEEFSGTGLPVRAVAAPRGRARQMNAGAAVARGQVLLFLHADTRLPDGAFPAVLRALGVGGTGGAGGGEARYADDAASCAADGVPGAGAFTLSIDAPGAWFRVVETLGNLRNRLTRTPYGDQAQFFRAGVFRSLGGYPDLPLMEDVEIMRRLRRQHRQHCRHRADQPLALLDLRAVTSARRWRDEGAVRCTLRNVCLRLLYALGVPAQILARWYRARKGAS, from the coding sequence ATGAGTGCAGCCCAACTCACGGAACCGTACGCCGGGGCCGAACCGGACGGCGCAACGTTGCGCACGGCGGGATATTGCGAACCGGGCCAGAGCCGACCGGACCAGGGCGGACCGGATTGGGGCGGACCGGAGACTGGGGGGCACGGCCCGGAGCCCGAAGAACCGCTGCCCGTGCTGCTGTCCGTGGTGGTGCCGGTGCTGCACGAGGCCCCCCGCATCGCGGCGCTGGTCGGGCATGTGCGCGCATTGGCCGGTGAACTGCCGCCGGGGACGGTGGAACTGGTGGTGGCCGACGGCGCGCCGGAAGGCGACACGCTGGCGGCCCTGAAGACGGCACTGGGCAGGGATGCGTGGCGGGCTGCAACCGGTCTGGTTGCAGCAGACTTGGCCCCGACGAGCCATCTGGTGACCGCTTTGGCCGCCGAAGAATTTTCCGGCACGGGGCTGCCCGTGCGCGCCGTGGCCGCACCGCGTGGCCGCGCCCGGCAGATGAATGCCGGGGCCGCCGTGGCCCGTGGGCAGGTGCTGCTGTTCCTGCACGCGGATACGCGTTTGCCGGACGGGGCCTTTCCCGCCGTGCTGCGGGCGTTGGGTGTTGGGGGAACTGGCGGCGCTGGTGGGGGCGAAGCGCGGTACGCCGACGATGCCGCTTCCTGCGCTGCCGACGGCGTTCCCGGCGCCGGGGCCTTCACCCTGTCCATCGACGCGCCGGGGGCGTGGTTCCGGGTGGTGGAGACGCTGGGCAACCTGCGCAACCGGCTCACCCGCACTCCCTACGGCGACCAGGCCCAGTTCTTCCGGGCCGGGGTGTTCCGTTCCCTGGGCGGTTACCCCGACCTGCCGCTGATGGAAGATGTGGAAATCATGCGCCGCCTGCGCCGTCAGCATCGCCAGCATTGTCGGCATCGCGCTGATCAGCCGCTGGCCCTGCTGGACCTGCGGGCCGTCACGTCGGCCCGGCGCTGGCGCGACGAGGGGGCCGTGCGCTGCACCCTGCGCAACGTCTGTCTTCGGCTGCTGTACGCGCTGGGGGTTCCGGCGCAGATACTGGCGCGTTGGTACCGCGCCCGCAAAGGAGCATCATGA